The Cellulosimicrobium sp. ES-005 genome segment CGACCCCCATGACGACGAGGTGCTGGGGTGCGTGCTCGGGTGCGGCGCTCTCGGCCTGGACCGTGGTGCTGACGTCCGTGTCCATGTGTCGACTTCCGTGTCGGGCGGGCGTCCGGTGCGGGTGCGTCTCGCGGCGCGGTCCCGTCCCGGGTGGCGACCGTCGTGGTCCCCACTGCCGACCACTGTGCGGCATTGGTAGCACCTTTGGCAAGTGATTGATATCACCAATGGGCGCCAGTAGGCTGCTGACCATGGCGACGACGGTCCTGCACACCACCGTGCTCGACGCTCTCGGACGCCGTATCACCAGCGGCGACGTCCCCGCCGGCTCGCCGCTCACGCTCGAGTCGATCGGTTCCGAGTTCGGCGTCTCGCGCACCGTCGCGCGCGAGGTCATGCGGCTCCTCGAAGGGCTCGGCCTGGTGCGGTCGAAGCGTCGTGTCGGGCTCGTCGTCCTCGGCATCGAGGAGTGGAACGTGCTCGACCCGCGCGTCATCCGCTGGCGCCTCGAAGGGACGGGTCGTGACCCGCAGCTCCGCACGCTCACCGAGCTGCGCCACGCCGTCGAGCCGCTCGCGGCCGCCGGAGCGGCGGTCCACGCGACGGACGACGAGCGCGCCGAGCTCGTCGCAGCGGCGACGCGCATGCGGATGCTCGGCGAGGCGGGCGACCTGGAGGAGTTCCTCGCGCTCGACGTGCGCTTCCACGAGCTCCTGCTGCGCTCGAGCGGCAACGAGATGTTCGGCGCGCTCGCCGGCGTCGTCGCCGCGGTGCTCAGCGGGCGGACGCACCTGGGCCTCATGCCCGCGTCCCCCGTCCCCGAGGCGCTGGCCCAGCACGAGGCGGTCGCGCGCGCCGTCGCGGCCGGCGACCCGCGCGCCGCCGAGGCGGCGATGGCGGCGATCGTCGGCGAGGTCCGCGCCGCGCTCGGCGGGGTCGACCGACAGGCCTGACCGGACCCTCACGCGTGCGCCTGTCCGGCTCGTCGTGCCTGCCGGACGACGCCGTACCGGCCGGGCGGGGCCGTGCCCGCCGGGCGGGGCCGTGCCCGCTGGGCGGCGCCGTGCGGGAGCTGGCGGGGCTACCTCGCGCCGGTGGGGACCGGGAGCGCGTGCAGCGCGTCGACGAGCGACGCGAGCTCGGGCGTCTCCGTCGCGTCGTGCAGGGCCGTCTCGAGGGTCGCGTCGTGGGTGGGGCGCGCGGCGCGCAGGAGCGCCTCGCCCGCGGGCGTGAGCTCGGTGTAGATCCCGCGACGGTCGTCCTGGCACAGGATGCGCGTGAGCAGGCCGCGGTCCTCGAGCCGGTTGACGAGCCGGGTCGTCGCGCTGGGGGAGAGGGCGGCGGCCCGCGCGAGCTGCTGCATGCGCATGTGCCAGCCGTCCTGCCGGGAGAGCGCGTCGAGCACGGTGTACTCGACGACCGAGAGGTCGTGCTCCGACTGCAGGGCGCGCTCGAGCGCGGCGTCGATGAGCCCGTGCAGCGCGGCGAGCGTGCGCCAGCCCTGCGCGCGGATCTCGACGGCGTCGTCGGCGATGCCCATGGGGTCCTCCTCGGTGCGTGCGTGCCGTCATAACTATAGCGCTTGTGCAACTAATCGGCGTGTGCAAGTATCGATAGCGCGCGTCTGCAACAAGTGCAGACGCCAGGTGAACGCGTGTGCAACGCGATCCCTTCCCGATCGTCCCTCAGGAGCCCTTCCGTGTCCTCGACCACCACGACCATGCCCCGCACGACCCTGTGCGGAGGCACCTCGATCCCGCAGGTCGGCTTCGGCGTCTTCCAGGTGCCCGACGCCGAGACCACGCGAGCGGTGAGCCTCGCCCTCGAGGCGGGGTACCGCAGCGTCGACACCGCGGCGGTCTACGGCAACGAGGCGGGCGTGGGCCGCGCTCTCGCGGAGTCCGGCCTCGCGCGCGACGACGTCTTCGTCACGAGCAAGCTGTGGATCGACTCCCTCGCCCGCGACGCCGTCCGCCCCGCGCTCGAGAGGTCGCTCGAGCTGCTCGGGCTCGACCGGCTGGACCTCTACCTGATCCACTGGCCGTCGCCCGCCCGCGGCCGGTACGTCGAGGCGTGGGAGGGTCTCGTCGCGGCCCGCGACGCGGGCCTCGTCCGCGAGATCGGCGTCTCCAACTTCGAGCCCGCGCACCTGCGCGCGGTCGTCGCGGCGACGGGCGAGACGCCCGCCGTCAACCAGGTCGAGCTGCACACCGCGCTCCAGCAGCGCGCGCTGCGCGACGTCCACGCCGAGCTCGGGATCGTCACCGAGGCGTGGAGCCCGCTGGGCCAGGGCACGGTCCTCGACGACCCGACGGTCGTCCGCGTCGCCGCCGCCCACGACGTCACGCCCGCCCAGGTCGTCCTGCGCTGGCACCTGCAGCAGGGGACGGTCGTCATCCCCAAGTCCGTGACGCCCGCGCGGATCGCGTCGAACCTCGACGTCCTCGGCTTCGCGCTCACCGCCGACGAGGTCGCCGCGATCGACGCCCTCGACGCGGGCGGTCGCATCGGACCGCACCCCGACACCTTCGAGGGCTGACGCGCCGGCGCGCGCCCCGGCCCGCGCCGCGCCTCGCCCGCGAGACCGCACCTTCCCGGAACCAGGAGATCGTCATGCCAGTCGCCCTCTGGGCCCTCGCCATCGGGGGCTTCGGCATCGGGCTCACCGAGTTCGTCATCATGGGCCTGCTGCCCGAGGTGGCCGCCGACTTCGGCGTCACCGAGTCCGTCGCCGGCTACCTCATCTCGGGCTACGCGCTGTCCGTCGCCCTCGGCGCGATCGGCCTCACGGCCGCCCTGACGCGCGTCGACCGCAAGAAGGCCCTCCTCGGCCTCATGGTCCTGTTCATCGCGGGCAACCTGCTGTCCGCCGTCGCGCCGACGTACGAGGTCATGCTCCTCGGCCGCGTCGTCGCGGCGCTGTGCCACGGCGCGTTCTTCGGGATCGGCGCCGTCGTGGCGGCCGACCTCGTCGCGCCGGAGAAGCGGGCCGGGGCCATCTCGATCATGTTCGCCGGGCTGACCATCGCGAACGTGCTCGGCGTCCCGTTCGGCACGTTCCTCGGCCAGGCCGCCGGATGGCGTGCGACGTTCTGGGCCATCACCGCCATCGGCGTCGTCGCGCTCGCCGGGATCGCGCTCCTCGTCCCGTCGCGCGTCGGGTCGCCCGACGGCGTCCCCGCACCCGACGGCAGCACCTCGCCCGGGACGGACCGCGCGTCGGGCAGCACCGGGCTGCGCGGCGAGCTCGCCGCGTTCCGCAGCGCGCAGGTGTGGTTCTCGATCGCGATCACCGTGCTCGGGTTCGGCGGGATGTTCGGCGCGTTCACGTACATCGCGTTCACGCTCACCGAGGTGGGCGGGTTCACGACGGCGTCGGTCCCGTGGCTGCTCGTGCTGTTCGGCGGCGGTCTGTTCGTGGGCAACCTCGTCGGCGGGCGCGCCGCCGACCGCCGGCTCGGCACGACGCTCGTCGTGCTGTTCGCGGCGCTCACCGTGGTGCTGGGCGTCTTCGCGCTCACCGCGACGAGCCAGGTGATGACCGTCGTGAGCCTCGTCCTCATGGGCGCCTTCGGGTTCGCGACTGTCCCCGGGCTCCAGATGCGCGTCATGTCGTTCGCCCAGGGCGCCCCCACCCTCGCGTCGGGCGCGAACATCGCCGCCTTCAACGTCGGCAACGCGCTCGGCGCCTGGATCGGCGGCCTGACCATCGCCGCCGGGCTCGGCTTCACGTCGCCCCTGTGGGCGGGCGCCGCGATGACCGCCGTCGGGCTCGTCGTCCTGCTCGTCGCGGTCAGGGCCCGCGGCGGCGAGTGGCCGCGAGCCGTACGGCCCCCGCACGACACGGTGCCCGCCCCCGCGCCGGATGCACGGGCCGCCGTCTGACACCCGCGGTGCCGAACCCGGGGTCCTTCCCCACGACCGGCGGGTCGTGGGGAACGACCCCGGGTTCGGCGTGTCAGTGGGGGTGGATGCGCACCTCGGCCGCCTTGATGACGAACCACGCGCGCTCGCCCGGGGTCAGGCGCAGCTCGGCGACGGCGCGCGGCGTGAGGTCGGCGGCCAGGTGCGGGGCGTCGTGGCCGACGGCGGCCGGGGCTCCCGCGGCCGGGGCACCCGGGTCCTCGCCGGCCACGCGGCCCCACACGCGCAGGAGCGGTCCGTGCGGCTCGACGCTCGTCACGACGACCCGGTACGCGTTGCGCGGGCTGCCCTCGGGGGTCGCCCGGTGCACCGCGACCGCGCGCGGCTCGAACACCGCGACGGCCCCGTCGCCGACGGCGAGCGGATCGCCCGCCGTCCCGCGCACACGGACCTCGGTGCCGTCGACGGCGAGGGTCGCCTCGCGTGCGGCGGCCTCCTCCGGCCCCGCCTCGGTGCGGACCAGAGCCGCGTCCGCGCCGGCGGAGCCCGGCGCCGTCCCGAGGCTGCCCACCGTGACGGGCTCCGGCACGGCGACATGGACGACGCTCCCCGCGAGCAGGTTCACACCCGCGAGGCGGGCCGCGAACCGGGACCGCGGCCGCGTGAGGACCTGGTCCACCGGACCGTCCTCGACGACGCGGCCGTCGTCCAGGACGACGACGCGGTCCGCCAGCAGCAGTACGTCGAGCAGGTCGTGGGTCACGAGGAGCGTCGTGCGCGGGTGCTCGCGCTGCGCGTGGTGCAGCACCGACCGCACGTGCTGCGCGACGCCGACGTCGAGCGAGGCCAGCGGCTCGTCCAGCAGGAGGACGCGGGGGTCGGTGACGAGCGCCCGGGCGATCGCGACGCGCTGCGCCTGCCCGCCGGAGAGGTCGGTCGCGCGCCGGGTCGCGAGGTGGGCGGCGCCGACGTGCCCGAGCGCGGCCCGGGCCTCGCGCCGGGCGCGCGAGCGTGGCACGCCCCGCGCCCGGAGGCCGAACGCGACGTTGTCCTCGACCGACAGGTTCGCGAACAGCAGCGGCCGCTGGCTCAGCCACGCGACCCGGCGGCGGCGCGGCGCGGCGCGCGTGACGTCGTCGTCCCCCACGGCGACCCGGGCGCCGGGCGCGTCACCGGGTGGGAGGAGGCCCGCGACGACCTGCACGAGCGTCGACTTGCCCGCGCCGTTCTCGCCGAGCACCGCGACGACCTCGCCCGGGGCGAGCGCGAGGTCGACGTCGAGCCCGCGGTCGGGGACGACGGCGCGCACGGCGAGCGCGGCGGGGGCCCCGCCGGCGCGCGGGGTCGGGTCCGCGGCGGCTGCCGTCACCCGGTCGTCGTCAGCCCCGGGCGAGACGTCCTCCTGGACGAGCCGATCGCCGTCGGGCAGGGTGCCCGGCCCGCGGGCCACCCGGCCCCCGCGCCGCGGTCGCGCCGTCCGGGCGTCCGGGCCCCCGAGCACGCGCGGGCCGTGGACGGCGGCCGTGATGAGCACGGCCACGACGACGAGCACGAACGACAGCGCGACGGCGGCGTCCGGGTCGGCGCTGCGCTGGAGGTAGATCTCGAGCGGCAGGGTCTGCGTGACGCCCTGGAGCGCGCCCGCGAACGTGATGGTCGCGCCGAACTCGCCGAGCGCCCGCGCGAACGCGAGCACCGCGCCCGACGTCAGCCCCGGCAGGACGCGCGGGAGGGTGACGCGGCGCAGCACCGTCGTCGGGCGGGCGCCGAGCGTCGCGGCGACGTCCTCGAGGCGCGCGTCCTGCGTGCGCAGCGCGCCCTCGAGGCTCAGGACGAGGAACGGGAGGGCGACGAAGGTCTGCGCGATGACGACGGCCGTCGTGGTGAACGCGATCTCGATCCCCAGCACCTCGAGGTGCCGGCCGATCAGCCCGCGTCGCCCGAACGTGTGGAGCAGCGCGATGCCGCCGACCACGGGCGGCAGGATGAGCGGGAGCAGGACGAGGGCGCGCGCGACGCGCTGCCCGGGGAACGTCGTGCGCGCGAGGACGAGCGCCATGGGCGTGCCGAGCACGACGCAGCACAGCGTCGCGACGAGCGCGGTGCGCAGGGACAGCCCGAGCGCGTCGACCGCGGCCGGGGACGTCACGAGGGCCCAGAAGCCGCCGGTCCCGTCGGGCCCCGGCGTCGGCTCGACGCGCGCGACCATCGCCACCACGGGGACGACGACGAACAGCGCGCCGAGCAGCGCCGGGACGAGGACCCAGCGGGGGAGCCCGCGCATCAGGACTCGCCGGGTGCCGCGGACGTCACGGCGCGGAGGCGTTCGGCGGGCCGAAGCCCGCGGCGGCGAGCGCGGCCTGCCCGGCGTCGCCGGTCACGAGGTCGATCCACGCCCGCGCGAGCTCGACCTGCTCCGGGCCGGACCGCTCGGCCGCCGCGACGAGCGCGATCGGGTAGACGTTGAGCGCCGCGTCGGTCTCGGGCACGTCGACCACGTCGACGGCGTCGCCCGCGAGGGTCGCGTCCGTGACGTACACGAGGCCTGCGTCGGCCTCGCCCGACGTGACCTTGGCGAGCACGTCCGTGACGCTCGCCTCCTCGCTCACGCGGTGGACGGTGACGCCCGCGGCCCCGGCGACCGCGTCGGTCGCGGCGCCGCACGGGACCTCGGGCGCGCACACCACGACCTTGACGTCCTCGCGCGCGAGGTCGGCGAAGGTCTCGACGCCGGCCGGGTTGCCGGGCGGGGTGAC includes the following:
- a CDS encoding MarR family transcriptional regulator, translating into MGIADDAVEIRAQGWRTLAALHGLIDAALERALQSEHDLSVVEYTVLDALSRQDGWHMRMQQLARAAALSPSATTRLVNRLEDRGLLTRILCQDDRRGIYTELTPAGEALLRAARPTHDATLETALHDATETPELASLVDALHALPVPTGAR
- a CDS encoding ATP-binding cassette domain-containing protein — translated: MLITAAVHGPRVLGGPDARTARPRRGGRVARGPGTLPDGDRLVQEDVSPGADDDRVTAAAADPTPRAGGAPAALAVRAVVPDRGLDVDLALAPGEVVAVLGENGAGKSTLVQVVAGLLPPGDAPGARVAVGDDDVTRAAPRRRRVAWLSQRPLLFANLSVEDNVAFGLRARGVPRSRARREARAALGHVGAAHLATRRATDLSGGQAQRVAIARALVTDPRVLLLDEPLASLDVGVAQHVRSVLHHAQREHPRTTLLVTHDLLDVLLLADRVVVLDDGRVVEDGPVDQVLTRPRSRFAARLAGVNLLAGSVVHVAVPEPVTVGSLGTAPGSAGADAALVRTEAGPEEAAAREATLAVDGTEVRVRGTAGDPLAVGDGAVAVFEPRAVAVHRATPEGSPRNAYRVVVTSVEPHGPLLRVWGRVAGEDPGAPAAGAPAAVGHDAPHLAADLTPRAVAELRLTPGERAWFVIKAAEVRIHPH
- the modA gene encoding molybdate ABC transporter substrate-binding protein, with amino-acid sequence MSASARPRPTTRPTLAHRRTRRTLAALGAATLLAACGTGADGGGDAASSDGAAEPASTPAEESTLTVLAAASLRDVFTDLAADFEAEHEGVTVALSFAGSSDLGDQILAGAPADVFASADERTMARVIEAGDASDPVAFATNTLTVVTPPGNPAGVETFADLAREDVKVVVCAPEVPCGAATDAVAGAAGVTVHRVSEEASVTDVLAKVTSGEADAGLVYVTDATLAGDAVDVVDVPETDAALNVYPIALVAAAERSGPEQVELARAWIDLVTGDAGQAALAAAGFGPPNASAP
- a CDS encoding FCD domain-containing protein — encoded protein: MATTVLHTTVLDALGRRITSGDVPAGSPLTLESIGSEFGVSRTVAREVMRLLEGLGLVRSKRRVGLVVLGIEEWNVLDPRVIRWRLEGTGRDPQLRTLTELRHAVEPLAAAGAAVHATDDERAELVAAATRMRMLGEAGDLEEFLALDVRFHELLLRSSGNEMFGALAGVVAAVLSGRTHLGLMPASPVPEALAQHEAVARAVAAGDPRAAEAAMAAIVGEVRAALGGVDRQA
- a CDS encoding MFS transporter, with protein sequence MPVALWALAIGGFGIGLTEFVIMGLLPEVAADFGVTESVAGYLISGYALSVALGAIGLTAALTRVDRKKALLGLMVLFIAGNLLSAVAPTYEVMLLGRVVAALCHGAFFGIGAVVAADLVAPEKRAGAISIMFAGLTIANVLGVPFGTFLGQAAGWRATFWAITAIGVVALAGIALLVPSRVGSPDGVPAPDGSTSPGTDRASGSTGLRGELAAFRSAQVWFSIAITVLGFGGMFGAFTYIAFTLTEVGGFTTASVPWLLVLFGGGLFVGNLVGGRAADRRLGTTLVVLFAALTVVLGVFALTATSQVMTVVSLVLMGAFGFATVPGLQMRVMSFAQGAPTLASGANIAAFNVGNALGAWIGGLTIAAGLGFTSPLWAGAAMTAVGLVVLLVAVRARGGEWPRAVRPPHDTVPAPAPDARAAV
- a CDS encoding aldo/keto reductase; translated protein: MPRTTLCGGTSIPQVGFGVFQVPDAETTRAVSLALEAGYRSVDTAAVYGNEAGVGRALAESGLARDDVFVTSKLWIDSLARDAVRPALERSLELLGLDRLDLYLIHWPSPARGRYVEAWEGLVAARDAGLVREIGVSNFEPAHLRAVVAATGETPAVNQVELHTALQQRALRDVHAELGIVTEAWSPLGQGTVLDDPTVVRVAAAHDVTPAQVVLRWHLQQGTVVIPKSVTPARIASNLDVLGFALTADEVAAIDALDAGGRIGPHPDTFEG